The Pan paniscus chromosome 1, NHGRI_mPanPan1-v2.0_pri, whole genome shotgun sequence genome has a segment encoding these proteins:
- the CFH gene encoding complement factor H isoform X2, with the protein MRLLAKIICLMLWAICVAEDCNELPPRRNTEILIGSWSDQTYPEGTQAIYKCRPGYRSLGNIIMVCRKGEWVALNPLRKCQKRPCGHPGDTPFGTFTLTGGNVFEYGVKAVYTCNEGYQLLGEINYRECDTDGWTNDIPICEVVKCLPVTAPENGKIVSSAMEPDREYRFGQAVRFVCNSGYKIEGDEEMHCSDDGFWSKEKPKCVEISCKSPDVINGSPISQKIIYKESERFQYKCNMGYEYSERGDAVCTESGWRPLPSCEEKTCDNPYIPNGDYSPLRIKHRTGDEITYQCRNGFYPATQGNTAKCTSTGWIPAPRCTLKPCDYPNIKHGGLYHENMRRPYFPVPVGKYYSYYCDERFETASGSYWDYIHCTQDGWSPAVPCLRKCYFPYLENGYNQNYGRKFVQGKSIDVACHPGYALPKAQTTVTCMENGWSPTPRCVRVSFTL; encoded by the exons attGCAATGAACTTCCTCcaagaagaaatacagaaattctGATAGGTTCCTGGTCTGACCAAACATATCCAGAAGGCACTCAGGCTATCTATAAATGCCGCCCTGGATATAGATCTCTTGGAAATATAATAATGGTATGCAGGAAGGGAGAATGGGTTGCTCTTAATCCATTAAGGAAATGTCAGA AAAGGCCCTGTGGACATCCTGGAGATACTCCCTTTGGTACTTTTACCCTCACAGGAGGAAATGTGTTTGAATATGGTGTAAAAGCTGTGTATACATGTAATGAGGG GTATCAATTGCTAGGTGAGATTAATTACCGTGAATGTGACACAGATGGATGGACCAATGATATTCCTATATGTGAAG TTGTGAAGTGTTTACCAGTGACAGCACCAGAGAATGGAAAAATTGTCAGTAGTGCAATGGAACCAGATCGGGAATACCGTTTTGGACAAGCAGTACGGTTTGTATGTAACTCAGGCTACAAGATTGAAGGAGATGAAGAAATGCATTGTTCAGACGATGGTTTTTGGAGTAAAGAGAAACCAAAGTGTGTGG aaatttcatGCAAATCCCCAGATGTTATAAATGGATCTCCTATATCTCAGAAGATTATTTATAAGGAGAGTGAACGATTTCAATATAAATGTAACATGGGTTATGAATACAGTGAAAGAGGAGATGCTGTATGCACTGAATCTGGATGGCGTCCATTGCCTTCATGTGAAG aaaaaacaTGTGATAATCCTTATATTCCAAATGGTGACTACTCACCTTTAAGGATTAAACACAGAACTGGAGATGAAATCACGTACCAGTGTAGAAATGGTTTTTATCCTGCAACCCAGGGAAATACAGCAAAATGCACAAGTACTGGCTGGATACCTGCTCCAAGATGTACCT TGAAACCTTGTGATTATCCAAACATTAAACATGGAGGTCTATATCATGAGAATATGCGTAGACCATACTTTCCAGTACCTGTAGGAAAATATTACTCCTATTACTGTGATGAACGTTTTGAGACTGCATCAGGAAGTTACTGGGATTACATTCATTGCACACAAGATGGATGGTCGCCAGCAGTACCATGCCTCA gaaaatgttattttccttatttggaaaatggATATAATCAAAATTATGGAAGAAAGTTTGTACAGGGTAAATCTATAGACGTTGCCTGCCATCCTGGCTACGCTCTTCCAAAAGCGCAGACCACAGTTACATGTATGGAGAATGGCTGGTCTCCTACTCCCAGATGCGTCCGTGTCA